The Suricata suricatta isolate VVHF042 chromosome 4, meerkat_22Aug2017_6uvM2_HiC, whole genome shotgun sequence genome includes a region encoding these proteins:
- the BOLA3 gene encoding bolA-like protein 3, whose product MFASQTEGELKVTQILKEKFPRATAIKVTDISGGCGAMYEIQVESEEFKEKRTVQQHQMVNQALKEEIKGMHGLRIFTSIPKH is encoded by the exons ATGTTTGCCTCGCAGACTGAGGGGGAGCTCAAGGTGACCCAAATTCTCAAAGAAAAGTTTCCTCGAGCTACAGCTATCAAGGTCACCGACATTTCAG GAGGCTGCGGGGCTATGTATGAAATCCAGGTCGAGTCTGAAGAATTTAAGGAGAAGAGAACTGTCCAGCAGCACCAGATGGTAAATCAG GcactaaaagaagaaatcaaagggaTGCACGGATTGCGGATATTTACCTCCATCCCCAAACACTGA
- the MOB1A gene encoding MOB kinase activator 1A, whose protein sequence is MSFLFSSRSSKTFKPKKNIPEGSHQYELLKHAEATLGSGNLRQAVMLPEGEDLNEWIAVNTVDFFNQINMLYGTITEFCTEASCPVMSAGPRYEYHWADGTNIKKPIKCSAPKYIDYLMTWVQDQLDDETLFPSKIGVPFPKNFMSVAKTILKRLFRVYAHIYHQHFDSVMQLQEEAHLNTSFKHFIFFVQEFNLIDRRELAPLQELIEKLGSKDR, encoded by the exons ATGAGCTTCCTCTT CAGCAGCCGCTCTTCCAAAACGTTCAAACCAAAGAAGAATATCCCTGAGGGCTCTCATCAGTATGAACTCTTAAAACATGCAGAAGCAACTCTAGGAAGTGGGAATCTGAGACAAGCCGTTATGTTGCCCGAGGGAGAGGACCTCAATGAATGGATTGCTGTTAACA CTGTGGATTTCTTCAACCAGATCAACATGTTATATGGAACTATTACAGAATTTTGCACTGAAGCAAGCTGTCCAGTCATGTCTGCAGGTCCAAG ATACGAATATCATTGGGCAGATGGTACCAATATTAAAAAGCCAATCAAATGTTCTGCACCAAAATACATTGACTATTTGATGACTTGGGTTCAGGATCAGCTTGATGATGAAACTCTTTTTCCTTCCAAGATTG GTGTCCCATTTCCCAAAAACTTCATGTCTGTGGCGAAGACCATTCTAAAGCGCCTGTTCCGGGTTTATGCCCATATTTATCACCAGCACTTTGATTCTGTGATGCAGCTGCAAGAGGAGGCCCACCTCAACACCTCCTTTAAGCACTTTATCTTCTTTGTTCAG gaGTTTAATCTGATTGATAGGCGTGAGTTGGCACCTCTTCAGGAATTAATTGAGAAGCTTGGATCAAAAGACAGATAA